Within Flavobacteriales bacterium, the genomic segment CCGTCTTTGGCTTCCATCCGTGATTGGAGTTTTCCGCCCACCCTCAGATCGTTCTGTGCCCTGGGGCAATGCCAGTCGTCCGAGGCGAAGTTCCATTTGGTGATATGGTCCGGGTTGGTCCATGCTTCCCATACTTTATCGGAATCTGCATCGATGATGGCTGATATGGTGATTTTTGTGAGTTCCATTGAAGTGGTTGTTTGGTTGGGGATGTTTCGTGGGGTGAAAATGTTATTATGATCAAAGAGAAGTAAGATAAAGATAATAGAGATATCTGATGTTCTCTACTGAACGCGACGGTGTTCGAGTTTCAATACTTCTTTTCCGTGTGTAAACACAATCACAAATTCTCCCTTACCCGGAACAAACATATCCGTGCTTTCCTGTGGTTCCAATAAGGTATACACATCCACAGGCACCGCATAAGGATTATCCAATTCCGCCGCACTGTATACCCGGATCAGCAATGGGAAGTGTAGGCTATCCGGAAGTTCCAATGGCAATGCATGAAAGCCGGGATTGTCATATAGCCAGGATGGCCGTCCATCCCAATAAACCGTAGGCGGATGAAATACCATGATGTCTACGCCTGTTCTACGGTAGATGTCCATCTCATCATTTATGAAAACCGAAGGTTCAGTTAAATCCGGGGCCACCTGTTTATAAACCGGGTCGGTGCAA encodes:
- a CDS encoding SRPBCC domain-containing protein, which codes for MELTKITISAIIDADSDKVWEAWTNPDHITKWNFASDDWHCPRAQNDLRVGGKLQSRMEAKDG